One genomic segment of Microvirga ossetica includes these proteins:
- a CDS encoding ABC transporter substrate-binding protein, which produces MVQSFDLTRRRLLKGAASATALVGIGMPAIVRAQADVIRIGHLTPVTGFLGPLGEFAQMGVRLAAEEINAAGGVLGRPVELVIEDSVNPQTASAKAERLIERDKVAMIIGEISSASALAIGQVANRTKTVFINTGANSDALRGASCNPFMFHIEAANSMMVLAVGNYLKSENMIKGKKWYSLTADYAFGHDLFRVAKKFVTENGGEFVGEELIPTDATDFSPYLLKIRQARPDVVASNLAGNQITNFIKQYAEYGLQFPITGFGFDTAVAWGAGKGNFSGIWPLVWHHLVDSPSSKKYVEAFTKKYGKPPENQSWGDYNSLKIVAQSFSELKSTDPQKLAEHLRKGAKFDILKSREGYFRAYDNQMVQEMYAVRAKDADKMKDQWDIYDPLGSVPGPGEDLEALAPPKDGACKMPA; this is translated from the coding sequence ATGGTACAATCTTTCGATTTGACCCGCCGTAGGCTCCTCAAGGGAGCTGCCAGCGCCACTGCGCTCGTAGGCATCGGAATGCCCGCAATCGTCAGGGCGCAGGCTGATGTTATCCGGATTGGCCATCTAACGCCGGTCACCGGGTTCCTGGGTCCGCTCGGAGAATTCGCCCAGATGGGCGTGAGGCTCGCGGCCGAGGAGATCAACGCAGCTGGCGGCGTCCTCGGCCGTCCGGTCGAGCTCGTGATTGAGGATTCAGTCAATCCGCAAACCGCCTCGGCCAAGGCCGAACGCCTGATCGAGCGCGACAAGGTCGCGATGATCATCGGCGAAATTTCGTCCGCCTCGGCGCTTGCTATCGGTCAGGTCGCCAACCGAACCAAGACTGTGTTCATCAACACGGGCGCTAACTCGGACGCGTTGCGCGGCGCGAGCTGCAACCCGTTCATGTTCCACATTGAGGCCGCGAACTCGATGATGGTGCTCGCGGTAGGCAACTACCTGAAAAGCGAGAACATGATCAAAGGCAAGAAGTGGTATTCCCTGACGGCCGACTATGCCTTTGGTCACGATCTCTTCCGCGTGGCCAAGAAGTTCGTGACGGAGAACGGCGGCGAGTTCGTTGGCGAGGAGCTTATCCCTACCGACGCCACCGACTTCAGCCCCTATCTCCTGAAGATCAGGCAGGCGAGGCCGGATGTGGTCGCGTCGAACCTGGCCGGCAACCAGATCACCAACTTCATCAAGCAATATGCAGAGTACGGCCTGCAGTTCCCGATCACCGGCTTTGGCTTCGACACGGCGGTCGCCTGGGGCGCGGGCAAGGGCAATTTCTCCGGCATCTGGCCGCTGGTCTGGCATCATCTGGTTGACTCGCCCTCCTCCAAGAAATACGTCGAGGCCTTTACCAAGAAGTACGGCAAGCCGCCCGAGAACCAATCTTGGGGCGATTACAACTCGCTCAAGATCGTCGCTCAATCTTTCTCCGAGCTGAAATCCACCGACCCGCAGAAGCTCGCGGAGCATTTGCGCAAGGGCGCGAAGTTCGACATCCTGAAGAGCCGCGAAGGCTACTTCCGCGCATACGACAACCAGATGGTTCAGGAGATGTACGCGGTCCGGGCGAAGGATGCCGACAAAATGAAGGACCAGTGGGACATTTATGATCCGCTCGGCTCGGTTCCCGGTCCCGGCGAAGACTTGGAGGCCCTTGCTCCGCCGAAGGACGGCGCATGCAAAATGCCGGCCTGA
- a CDS encoding GntR family transcriptional regulator: protein MSNLSSPRITKTPTAIMQIGRLERVTLGERVHAELRELLMSGELAPGQKMSLRSVAETLGVSIMPVREAVARLVSDRSLEVLPNRAVRVPLMSRVRFRELTAVRLAIEGFAAEEAARNRSDADIFAMRRFEQAFLDQARSPDPQADQAVRANKEFHFAVYRATGLPTLVGIIEGLWLKIGPVLNFDLKISPDRLRTGGAAEQHRRLVAAVEARHGATARKALADDIEGAASFIESTGRLMD from the coding sequence ATGAGCAACTTGTCGAGCCCCCGAATTACCAAGACGCCAACAGCGATCATGCAGATCGGCCGACTTGAACGGGTCACTCTAGGTGAGCGCGTTCACGCCGAATTGCGTGAGCTCCTGATGAGCGGCGAACTCGCTCCCGGGCAAAAGATGTCTCTTCGCAGCGTCGCGGAAACGCTCGGCGTATCGATCATGCCGGTGCGTGAAGCGGTCGCCCGTCTGGTGTCGGACCGGTCCCTTGAGGTATTGCCCAATCGCGCGGTCCGCGTGCCCTTGATGAGCCGCGTGCGCTTTCGCGAACTAACGGCCGTCAGGCTGGCCATCGAGGGCTTTGCCGCTGAGGAGGCAGCGCGCAACCGTTCGGACGCTGACATCTTCGCCATGCGGCGTTTCGAACAGGCCTTTCTGGACCAGGCTCGCAGCCCGGACCCGCAGGCCGACCAAGCTGTCCGGGCCAACAAGGAATTCCACTTCGCCGTCTACAGGGCCACAGGTCTGCCTACTCTGGTTGGCATAATCGAGGGTCTATGGCTGAAAATCGGGCCGGTGCTCAATTTCGACCTCAAAATCTCACCGGACCGACTTCGTACAGGCGGCGCGGCGGAGCAGCATCGACGCCTCGTGGCGGCCGTGGAGGCCAGGCACGGGGCGACCGCGCGCAAGGCGCTGGCGGACGATATCGAGGGAGCCGCCAGCTTCATCGAGAGCACTGGGCGACTGATGGATTAG
- a CDS encoding SDR family oxidoreductase: MDLDIAGLRVLVTAGAAGIGLEIARTFIREGARVHACDVDRDALKAIPSSDPKLTTSYGDVADRAGMTRVFEDALGTLGGLDVLVNNAGIAGPTGRVEEISPEEWDRCLDVCITGQFNCTRLAVPHLRKSQNASIINVSSAAGRFGFPLRSPYAAAKWAVIGFTKSLSRELGQDGIRVNAILPGIVAGDRQRRVLEAKAQLQGVSFGEMEQAALANASLKEYVTAQQLADQIVFLCSPRGRTISGQAIAVDADLQMLS, encoded by the coding sequence ATGGATCTCGACATTGCCGGGCTGCGTGTTTTGGTAACGGCCGGTGCGGCTGGCATCGGGCTTGAGATTGCTCGCACCTTTATCCGCGAAGGTGCGCGGGTGCATGCCTGTGACGTGGACCGCGACGCCCTCAAGGCCATTCCCTCATCCGATCCCAAGCTGACGACGTCCTATGGGGACGTGGCCGACCGGGCTGGTATGACCCGGGTCTTCGAGGATGCTCTGGGGACCCTGGGCGGGCTCGACGTTCTCGTCAACAACGCCGGCATCGCGGGACCGACCGGGCGGGTGGAGGAGATCAGTCCCGAGGAATGGGATCGCTGCCTGGACGTATGCATCACCGGGCAGTTCAACTGCACTCGCTTGGCGGTTCCTCACTTAAGAAAGAGCCAGAATGCATCAATTATCAACGTTTCGTCCGCCGCGGGACGGTTCGGCTTTCCGCTGCGCTCCCCCTATGCGGCGGCCAAGTGGGCGGTGATCGGCTTTACGAAATCTCTCTCCCGCGAACTCGGACAGGACGGTATTCGGGTGAACGCGATCCTGCCTGGAATCGTGGCAGGTGATCGGCAACGCCGCGTGCTGGAAGCCAAGGCGCAGCTGCAAGGCGTTTCCTTTGGGGAAATGGAGCAAGCGGCGCTCGCGAATGCATCGCTGAAGGAATACGTGACGGCCCAGCAACTTGCCGACCAGATCGTCTTCCTGTGCTCACCTCGTGGTCGAACCATCTCCGGTCAGGCGATTGCCGTCGATGCAGATCTTCAGATGCTCTCTTAG
- a CDS encoding IS6 family transposase has product MSLFKRRRFPVEIILLCVRWYCKYGISYRDLAEMMSERGVAVDPSTIFRWVQRYAPELEKRVRRYRGHRSGSWRVDETYVRVGGKWKYLFRAVDKHGQLIDFMLSERRDTGAAYRFLRKALRTVSDYPPSSITTDKLASYPKAIRRLQSEGLLSKHVEHRTSKYLNNIIEADHGALKRVIRPTRDFQRMRTAAATLKGFEVMRMIRRGHCGLAQRGVTGEIRLVNQLFGLAA; this is encoded by the coding sequence TTGTCCCTGTTCAAGCGCCGCCGCTTTCCGGTTGAGATCATCCTTCTATGCGTGCGCTGGTACTGCAAATACGGGATCAGCTATCGCGACCTCGCCGAGATGATGTCCGAGCGCGGCGTCGCGGTCGATCCATCCACGATTTTCCGATGGGTCCAGAGGTATGCACCGGAGCTTGAGAAACGGGTTCGCCGCTACCGGGGACATCGGTCTGGATCTTGGCGCGTCGATGAGACCTATGTGCGGGTCGGCGGTAAATGGAAGTATCTGTTTCGTGCGGTCGACAAGCATGGGCAGTTGATCGACTTCATGCTGTCCGAACGGCGCGATACCGGAGCGGCTTATCGCTTCCTGCGCAAAGCCTTGAGGACGGTGAGCGACTATCCACCATCCTCGATCACGACTGACAAACTGGCGTCGTATCCCAAGGCCATCCGACGCTTACAAAGCGAAGGGCTGCTGTCGAAACATGTCGAGCATCGCACCTCGAAGTATCTCAATAATATCATCGAAGCGGATCATGGTGCGCTCAAGCGTGTGATCCGGCCGACCCGCGACTTCCAGAGGATGAGAACCGCCGCTGCGACCCTGAAGGGCTTCGAGGTGATGCGGATGATCCGCCGCGGCCATTGCGGCCTGGCACAGCGTGGCGTGACAGGCGAAATCCGTCTCGTCAACCAGCTCTTCGGTCTCGCGGCCTGA
- a CDS encoding hybrid sensor histidine kinase/response regulator: MSISSVRLHRLLLVASLLVPAIVFVAAAAWNRFEVLRENDETISRTAAILHEHAHKVFDTVDLVIGRVEDRTHGLSWDEIAAPETSAFLQRIKAPLEQVVSIWITDATGHVRAGSQPWNPAVTIDEREWFQAQRERDVGTYISAQFQGRATRAASFAVSRRRSSPDRHFDGIIHVALSPEYFSRFFQEAVPPGPSAAALIREDGAILARSPAQVTYTRLGPDNILMRSIATQPDGGVVFGVSSTDQRERHYAYRRVGAYPIYVAFGIDADVVLGRWYRNLQLYGAVALLSALTLLLVSWLALQRAKAEQEALVRLRHESEQRLAAEQRLLQAQKMESIGQLTGGIAHDFNNLLAVILGNLELLRKRIGDDDRAKRLLEGAFQGAQRGAALTQRLLAFSRRQDLTPRAVDVPQLVSSMTDLLIRSLGPSVQIVTRFPTGLPPVKVDPNQLEMALLNLAVNARDAMPTSGTITISAHTEEVTVGNEHSVSPGSYVCVSVSDTGMGMDAATLARAIEPFFTTKGVGKGTGLGLSMIHGLAVQSGGTLKLKSEVGKGTTAEIWLPRSAAIAAATASDEKTRPEHRTCTVLLVEDDPLVMTGTAAMLEDLDHRVVEASSGKEALRLLRENASIDLVVTDHAMPGITGLELAEQIRAEWPDMPILLASGHAELPERSGLAVPRLTKPFRQNELESAIAALVTPACEPVNVVPFRRS, from the coding sequence GTGTCGATCTCCTCTGTCCGTCTGCACCGCCTGCTGCTGGTGGCTTCGCTGCTCGTCCCAGCTATCGTCTTCGTTGCCGCGGCAGCCTGGAACCGCTTTGAGGTCCTGCGCGAGAACGACGAGACGATCTCCCGCACGGCGGCGATCCTGCATGAGCACGCTCATAAGGTGTTCGATACGGTCGATCTGGTGATCGGGCGGGTCGAGGACCGCACCCATGGACTGTCCTGGGACGAGATCGCAGCCCCTGAGACCAGCGCCTTTCTCCAGAGGATCAAGGCTCCACTGGAGCAGGTCGTCTCGATCTGGATCACGGATGCGACCGGGCATGTGCGGGCCGGCAGCCAGCCTTGGAATCCTGCCGTCACCATCGATGAGCGCGAGTGGTTCCAGGCGCAGCGCGAGCGGGATGTCGGCACCTACATCAGCGCTCAGTTCCAGGGCAGGGCCACCCGTGCAGCCTCCTTCGCGGTCAGCCGTCGCCGCTCAAGCCCGGACCGGCACTTCGACGGGATCATCCATGTAGCGCTCAGCCCCGAGTACTTCAGCCGCTTCTTCCAGGAGGCAGTGCCGCCAGGGCCAAGTGCCGCCGCTCTGATCCGCGAGGATGGCGCCATCCTTGCCCGTTCGCCCGCCCAGGTGACCTATACCCGGTTGGGACCGGACAACATCCTCATGCGCAGCATCGCAACCCAACCCGATGGAGGCGTCGTGTTCGGGGTATCCTCCACGGACCAGCGCGAGCGGCATTATGCCTATCGGCGCGTGGGAGCCTACCCAATTTATGTTGCCTTTGGCATCGACGCGGATGTTGTCCTTGGGCGCTGGTACCGCAACCTCCAGCTTTATGGAGCCGTAGCGCTCCTGTCAGCCCTGACGCTTCTGCTTGTCTCGTGGCTGGCGCTGCAGCGGGCTAAGGCGGAGCAGGAGGCTCTAGTCCGGTTGCGGCACGAAAGTGAGCAGCGCCTGGCGGCCGAGCAGCGCCTGCTGCAGGCGCAGAAGATGGAGAGCATCGGTCAGCTCACCGGCGGCATTGCGCATGACTTCAACAACCTGCTGGCGGTGATCCTCGGCAACCTTGAACTGCTGCGCAAGCGCATCGGGGATGATGACCGCGCCAAGCGGCTGCTGGAGGGAGCGTTCCAGGGAGCCCAGCGCGGGGCTGCCCTGACCCAGCGGCTGCTGGCCTTCTCCCGCCGTCAGGATCTTACCCCACGAGCCGTCGACGTGCCGCAGCTCGTGTCCAGCATGACGGACCTGCTGATCCGCTCGCTGGGGCCGAGCGTCCAGATCGTGACCCGGTTTCCTACGGGCCTGCCGCCGGTCAAGGTCGATCCGAACCAGCTTGAGATGGCCCTGCTGAACCTGGCGGTGAATGCCCGTGACGCCATGCCGACCAGTGGCACGATCACCATCTCGGCGCATACAGAAGAGGTGACGGTCGGGAACGAGCACAGTGTGAGCCCCGGCTCTTACGTCTGCGTGTCGGTGAGCGATACCGGCATGGGCATGGATGCCGCCACATTGGCGCGTGCCATTGAGCCGTTCTTCACAACCAAGGGCGTCGGGAAGGGCACCGGCTTGGGCCTGTCGATGATCCATGGCCTGGCAGTCCAGTCAGGCGGCACCTTGAAGCTGAAAAGCGAGGTAGGGAAGGGCACGACCGCCGAGATCTGGCTGCCCCGGAGCGCGGCGATTGCAGCAGCAACGGCCAGCGACGAGAAAACCCGCCCAGAGCATCGCACCTGCACGGTGCTGCTGGTCGAGGATGATCCCCTCGTGATGACTGGCACCGCCGCCATGCTGGAGGACCTCGACCACAGGGTGGTAGAAGCCTCCTCAGGCAAAGAGGCTCTCCGGCTCCTGCGGGAGAATGCCTCGATTGACCTGGTGGTGACCGACCATGCCATGCCGGGGATAACCGGGTTGGAGTTGGCGGAGCAAATCCGGGCGGAGTGGCCTGATATGCCGATCCTACTGGCCAGCGGTCATGCCGAGCTGCCGGAGCGGAGCGGGCTTGCCGTTCCGCGGCTGACCAAGCCGTTCCGGCAGAACGAACTGGAGAGTGCGATTGCGGCGCTCGTCACGCCGGCTTGTGAGCCTGTCAACGTGGTGCCATTCCGCAGATCGTAA
- a CDS encoding response regulator → MAALMRAKDWTQTPLGPPERWPEALKVATRILLTSRFEMWLGWGPEIAFLYNDAYRPTLGIKHPDGLAQPTRELWAEIWPDIEPRLRKVYEQGEATFDRALLLLLERHGYPEETYHTFSYSPVLDDDGQVGGVLCAVTEDTDRIISERRLSSLRVLAGGLAGADSRTAVLAAAHAGLATNPQDLPFSLTYLFEDDGSARLAFATGLPSGHPAAPERLDRSTSSLWPLYRADAVVDLSGLADLPTGAWNRPPTQAVVVPLIGQGGEAPVGAMVVGLNPHRLFDADYLGFLKLLAGQISSGLASADAFEAEHRRAAALAEALGMRQQAAKALEEVNAHLASEVELTTAERDRLRALFQRAPGFMCVLQGPEHIFEFMNEAYQQLVGHRDLTGLPVRQALPEIEGQGFFEILDEVYRTGEPFIGRSMPVDLQREPGTPPEKRFVNLIYQPIVEADGSISGIFAEGHDVTHQVRAENALRQLNETLEQKIRECTLERDLVWRMSQDLFLLCGLDGLYRSANPAWSAALSYEPAELLGMRFDALAHPSDLVAAQMQFERLAAGQIVRDFDMRMRARDGSYRWYSWYCVPEGDQFYAAGRDITERKRFEEHLRSSQKMEALGQLTGGVAHDFNNLLQVISGNLQLLSKDVAGNERAETRVQNALAGVSRGSKLASQLLAFGRRQPLEPKVVNVGRFIKGMDDMLRRALGEEIEVETVVSGGLWNVQVDPGQIENAILNLAINARDAMNGQGRLTIEAGNALLDDRYALQNDAPAGQYVMLAVTDTGSGIPPEILERVFEPFFSTKPEGKGTGLGLSMVYGLVKQSGGHIKIYSEVGQGTTVKIYLPRVHEQEDMLTDLRTAPVRGGSETILVVEDDDDVRETAVALLSDLGYRVLKARDAASALTVIESGIEIDLLFTDVVMPGPLRSPELARKAKARLPNIAVLFTSGYTENAIVHGGRLDPGVELLPKPYTREDLARKIRHVLANQQQRNQAASRPSQPSVPAEAPVPTPETAVTWTVLLVEDDDLIRSSTAEMLADLGHTVIQAADAAAALRALEANSIDILVTDVGLPDLSGAELARRVLQTRPDLSVVFATGDEAMSAGHELETAVLLIKPYSEPDLAQALAAAVSKLRLEAAQ, encoded by the coding sequence ATGGCGGCCCTGATGCGGGCCAAGGATTGGACCCAGACTCCACTTGGCCCTCCGGAGCGTTGGCCGGAGGCGTTAAAAGTCGCAACCCGGATCCTCCTCACCTCACGCTTCGAGATGTGGCTCGGCTGGGGCCCGGAGATCGCTTTTCTCTACAATGACGCCTATCGCCCCACTCTTGGCATCAAGCACCCGGATGGTCTGGCCCAGCCCACACGCGAGCTGTGGGCCGAGATCTGGCCCGATATCGAGCCTCGGCTGCGCAAGGTCTACGAGCAGGGCGAGGCCACCTTTGACCGTGCCCTGCTGCTGCTCCTGGAACGCCATGGTTACCCCGAGGAGACCTATCACACGTTCTCCTACAGCCCGGTGCTGGACGACGATGGCCAGGTCGGGGGCGTGCTCTGTGCCGTCACGGAGGACACGGATCGCATCATCAGCGAGCGCCGGCTCAGCTCGCTGCGCGTGCTGGCCGGCGGCCTGGCCGGTGCCGACAGCCGAACGGCCGTATTGGCCGCTGCACATGCCGGCTTGGCAACCAATCCGCAGGATCTCCCCTTCAGCCTCACATACCTCTTCGAGGACGATGGCTCCGCCCGCCTTGCCTTTGCCACTGGGCTCCCGTCGGGTCATCCCGCCGCGCCCGAGCGTCTGGATCGCTCCACTTCCAGCCTATGGCCGCTCTACAGGGCCGACGCCGTGGTCGATCTCTCCGGCCTCGCAGACCTGCCCACCGGCGCCTGGAACCGCCCTCCGACCCAGGCGGTGGTTGTTCCGCTCATCGGGCAAGGTGGCGAGGCCCCGGTCGGCGCCATGGTGGTCGGCCTCAACCCGCACCGGCTGTTCGACGCCGACTATCTCGGCTTCCTGAAGCTGCTCGCCGGTCAGATCTCGTCCGGTCTGGCGAGCGCCGATGCCTTTGAGGCGGAACATCGGCGCGCGGCGGCCCTGGCCGAGGCGCTCGGGATGCGCCAGCAAGCGGCTAAAGCGCTGGAAGAGGTCAATGCGCACCTTGCCTCCGAAGTCGAGCTCACGACCGCCGAACGTGACCGGCTGCGGGCCCTATTCCAGCGGGCGCCCGGCTTCATGTGCGTCCTTCAGGGACCGGAACACATTTTCGAGTTCATGAACGAGGCCTACCAGCAGCTGGTCGGGCATCGTGACCTGACCGGCCTTCCAGTCCGACAGGCCCTGCCTGAGATTGAGGGACAGGGGTTCTTCGAGATCCTGGATGAGGTCTATCGGACGGGCGAGCCCTTCATTGGCCGCAGCATGCCGGTCGATCTGCAACGGGAGCCGGGCACTCCACCCGAAAAGCGCTTCGTCAACCTCATCTACCAGCCGATTGTCGAAGCCGATGGTTCCATCTCGGGGATCTTCGCCGAAGGCCATGATGTCACGCATCAGGTGCGGGCTGAAAACGCCCTACGGCAACTGAACGAGACGCTGGAACAGAAGATCCGGGAATGCACGCTTGAGCGCGACCTCGTCTGGCGCATGAGCCAGGACCTTTTCCTGCTCTGCGGCCTCGATGGGCTCTACCGCAGCGCCAATCCAGCCTGGTCTGCGGCGCTCAGCTATGAGCCTGCGGAACTCTTGGGCATGCGGTTCGATGCCCTCGCCCATCCAAGCGACCTTGTTGCGGCACAGATGCAGTTCGAGCGGCTGGCCGCAGGCCAGATTGTCCGCGACTTCGACATGCGCATGCGGGCCCGGGACGGCTCGTACCGCTGGTACAGCTGGTACTGCGTTCCTGAAGGCGATCAGTTCTACGCCGCCGGCCGCGACATTACCGAGCGCAAGCGGTTCGAGGAGCATCTGCGCAGCTCGCAGAAAATGGAGGCTCTGGGTCAGCTGACCGGCGGGGTGGCGCACGACTTCAACAACCTGCTTCAGGTGATCAGCGGCAACCTTCAGCTTCTTTCCAAGGATGTCGCCGGCAACGAGCGGGCCGAGACGCGGGTGCAGAATGCGCTTGCCGGCGTCTCGCGCGGCTCTAAGCTGGCCTCCCAGCTCCTGGCCTTTGGCCGGCGCCAGCCGCTGGAGCCAAAGGTCGTGAATGTCGGCCGCTTCATCAAGGGCATGGACGACATGTTGCGCCGGGCCCTCGGCGAGGAGATCGAGGTCGAGACCGTGGTCTCTGGTGGTCTCTGGAACGTCCAGGTCGATCCGGGGCAGATCGAGAATGCCATTCTGAACCTGGCGATCAACGCCCGCGACGCCATGAACGGCCAAGGACGCCTGACGATTGAGGCAGGCAACGCCCTGCTGGATGACCGCTATGCCCTCCAGAACGATGCGCCGGCAGGCCAATATGTCATGCTCGCGGTCACCGACACCGGCAGCGGCATTCCGCCCGAGATCCTGGAGCGCGTGTTCGAGCCCTTCTTCAGCACCAAGCCGGAGGGCAAAGGGACCGGCCTCGGCCTGTCGATGGTGTACGGCCTCGTCAAGCAGTCCGGTGGCCACATCAAGATCTACAGCGAGGTTGGCCAGGGCACGACGGTGAAGATCTATCTTCCCCGCGTGCACGAGCAGGAGGACATGCTGACCGATCTTCGCACCGCACCAGTCCGAGGCGGGAGCGAGACGATCTTGGTGGTGGAGGATGACGACGACGTGCGCGAGACTGCGGTCGCGCTCCTGTCGGACCTTGGCTATCGCGTGCTCAAGGCCCGTGACGCGGCGAGCGCCCTGACCGTCATTGAGAGCGGGATCGAGATCGACCTCCTGTTCACCGATGTGGTCATGCCCGGTCCCCTGCGCAGTCCCGAGCTGGCACGTAAGGCAAAGGCCCGCCTGCCGAACATCGCGGTGCTGTTCACCTCCGGCTACACGGAGAACGCGATTGTGCATGGCGGGCGCCTCGACCCGGGCGTGGAACTCCTACCAAAGCCGTATACGCGTGAGGACCTGGCGCGGAAGATCCGACATGTGCTCGCGAACCAGCAGCAGCGCAACCAGGCCGCCAGCCGACCCTCCCAGCCCTCAGTGCCTGCCGAGGCGCCAGTCCCGACGCCGGAGACGGCTGTGACTTGGACTGTCCTGCTGGTTGAGGATGACGATCTGATCCGGAGCAGCACAGCCGAGATGCTGGCAGATCTCGGCCACACGGTCATTCAGGCTGCCGACGCGGCAGCAGCTCTGCGCGCGTTAGAAGCCAATTCCATTGATATCCTGGTTACTGATGTCGGACTTCCTGACCTGTCCGGGGCAGAACTGGCTCGGCGCGTCCTCCAGACCCGGCCTGATCTGAGCGTGGTCTTTGCAACCGGCGATGAGGCCATGTCCGCCGGGCATGAGCTTGAGACCGCAGTTCTGTTGATCAAACCCTACAGCGAGCCCGACCTGGCACAGGCTTTGGCTGCAGCGGTCTCTAAACTGCGCTTGGAGGCAGCGCAGTGA
- a CDS encoding NepR family anti-sigma factor, with translation MSTEGNPDQKITRPRLGPDAREHIGAQLQAVYAEIEGQPIPNDQIDLLLALRRAERELGRKEL, from the coding sequence ATGAGTACCGAGGGAAATCCGGATCAGAAGATCACGCGTCCGCGGCTTGGACCGGACGCACGGGAGCATATCGGAGCCCAACTTCAAGCCGTCTACGCTGAAATCGAGGGTCAGCCGATTCCCAACGACCAGATCGACTTGTTGCTTGCGTTACGGCGCGCCGAACGTGAGCTGGGGCGCAAAGAGCTCTGA
- a CDS encoding response regulator — protein sequence MPHVLVVESAEAALDYLQEHGSDVAMIFADIRLAGSMDGVQLAKAACTLWPTIRIVLTSGAAVDALDDLPDYVTFMPKPWRGLDVLIEAEKAVHQPQLPVS from the coding sequence TTGCCGCATGTACTGGTGGTCGAGAGCGCGGAGGCTGCCTTGGATTATCTGCAGGAGCATGGCAGCGACGTCGCAATGATCTTCGCCGATATCCGCTTGGCCGGCTCGATGGATGGGGTTCAGCTCGCCAAGGCGGCCTGCACGCTCTGGCCGACGATCCGGATCGTGCTCACCTCGGGCGCCGCTGTCGACGCACTGGATGATCTGCCTGATTACGTCACTTTCATGCCGAAGCCCTGGCGCGGCCTCGATGTGCTGATCGAGGCCGAGAAGGCCGTGCACCAGCCGCAACTGCCGGTGTCCTGA
- a CDS encoding response regulator: protein MGLSEAPVAPLVLVVEDEPLVRMTAVDELEEAGFPVLEAVNADEALRVLEARSDEVQVQFTDVHMPGSMDGMALAEQVHRRWPHILLLISSGRAQPDPDEIPDHGRFLPKPYYGVTLVHSISGLMQMQRGS, encoded by the coding sequence ATGGGACTCTCCGAAGCTCCCGTCGCACCCCTGGTTCTCGTGGTCGAGGACGAGCCGTTGGTGCGCATGACCGCAGTGGACGAACTGGAGGAGGCCGGTTTCCCGGTGCTGGAAGCCGTGAACGCAGACGAAGCACTGAGGGTGCTGGAGGCGCGTTCCGACGAGGTGCAGGTGCAGTTCACCGACGTGCACATGCCGGGCTCGATGGACGGAATGGCGCTGGCCGAGCAAGTTCACCGGCGTTGGCCGCACATCCTGTTGCTGATCTCCTCTGGCCGTGCGCAGCCGGATCCCGACGAGATCCCGGATCACGGCCGGTTTCTGCCAAAGCCGTATTACGGCGTCACCCTGGTGCACAGCATCTCAGGACTGATGCAGATGCAGCGAGGATCATAG
- a CDS encoding IS6 family transposase, translating into MSLFKRRRFPVEIILLCVRWYCKYGVSYRDLAEMMQERGVAIDPSTIFRWVQRYAPEIEKRVRPYQGHRSGSWRVDETYVRVGGRWRYLFRAVDKHGRLIASMLSHRRDTGAAYRFLRKALKTVSDYPPSSITTDKLALYPKAIRRLQNEGLLSKDVEHRTSKYLNNILEADHGALKRVIRPTRGFRTMKTAAATLKGFEIMRMIRRGHCIQRERQATGEVRLVNKLFGLAA; encoded by the coding sequence TTGTCTCTGTTCAAGCGCCGCCGCTTTCCGGTTGAGATCATCCTTCTATGCGTGCGCTGGTATTGCAAGTATGGGGTCAGCTATCGCGATCTCGCCGAGATGATGCAGGAACGCGGTGTCGCAATTGATCCATCCACGATCTTCCGTTGGGTTCAGCGCTATGCTCCGGAGATCGAGAAGCGGGTGCGACCATACCAGGGACATCGTTCAGGCTCATGGCGAGTGGATGAGACCTATGTGCGAGTGGGCGGACGCTGGCGGTACTTGTTTCGAGCGGTCGATAAACACGGCCGGCTAATCGCCTCCATGCTGTCCCATCGGCGTGATACTGGAGCGGCGTATCGCTTCCTGCGCAAGGCTCTCAAGACCGTAAGCGACTATCCGCCATCCTCGATCACGACCGACAAGTTGGCGTTGTATCCGAAGGCAATCCGGCGCTTGCAGAACGAAGGGCTGCTGTCGAAAGATGTCGAGCATCGGACGTCAAAGTACTTGAACAACATCCTTGAAGCGGATCATGGCGCGCTCAAGCGCGTGATCCGACCGACGCGCGGCTTTCGCACAATGAAAACCGCCGCCGCGACCCTGAAGGGTTTTGAGATCATGCGTATGATCCGCCGCGGTCATTGCATCCAGCGGGAACGTCAGGCGACAGGCGAAGTCCGTCTCGTCAACAAGCTCTTCGGTCTTGCTGCCTGA